One genomic region from Deltaproteobacteria bacterium encodes:
- a CDS encoding acetyl-CoA C-acetyltransferase: MSTEVWIVGAARTPVGSFNGALSTVPAAKLGAIAIKAALERAGVAPEQVDEVIMGCVLPAAQGQAPARQATIHAGLPASVGALTVNKVCGSGLKAVGLAAQAILAGDAKIVVAGGMENMSLAPHALPGSRSGIRMGPGTLVDTMVHDGLWDAYNNCHMGNFADKTATVKNITREELDKFTVESYERALAAQKAGKFAAEIVPVVIEGKKGPTTIDTDEEPGKVLFDKIPSLKPAFNKDGVVTAANASSINDGAAAVVVADAETAKAMGLKPLARIVCQATAAKEPQWFTLAPIDAIKNALAKAKLSVADIDLWEINQAFSVVSIATFRELGLDGAKVDVNGGAVAIGHPIGASGARILNTLLYAMEDRKARYGLATLCIGGGEAFAMIFERI, encoded by the coding sequence ATGAGCACGGAAGTCTGGATCGTCGGCGCCGCGCGCACGCCGGTAGGAAGCTTCAACGGGGCGCTCTCGACCGTCCCCGCCGCCAAACTCGGCGCGATCGCCATCAAAGCCGCGCTCGAGCGCGCGGGCGTCGCGCCCGAGCAGGTGGACGAAGTCATCATGGGGTGCGTGCTGCCGGCGGCGCAGGGGCAGGCGCCGGCCCGTCAGGCGACGATTCACGCGGGGCTGCCCGCATCCGTCGGCGCACTGACCGTGAACAAGGTCTGCGGATCGGGACTCAAGGCCGTTGGGCTCGCGGCGCAGGCGATCCTCGCGGGCGACGCCAAAATCGTCGTTGCGGGCGGCATGGAAAACATGAGCCTCGCCCCGCACGCGCTTCCCGGCAGCCGCTCGGGCATCCGCATGGGCCCGGGCACGCTCGTCGACACGATGGTGCATGACGGTCTGTGGGACGCTTACAACAACTGTCACATGGGCAATTTCGCCGACAAGACGGCGACGGTGAAAAACATCACCCGCGAGGAACTCGACAAGTTCACGGTCGAGAGCTACGAGCGCGCGCTGGCCGCGCAAAAGGCCGGCAAGTTCGCGGCCGAGATCGTGCCGGTCGTTATCGAGGGCAAGAAGGGCCCGACGACGATCGACACCGACGAAGAGCCCGGAAAGGTTCTTTTCGACAAGATTCCGTCGCTCAAACCCGCGTTCAACAAGGACGGCGTGGTGACGGCGGCCAACGCCTCGTCGATCAACGACGGCGCGGCGGCGGTGGTGGTGGCCGACGCCGAAACGGCGAAGGCGATGGGGCTGAAACCCCTCGCGCGCATCGTCTGTCAGGCGACCGCCGCCAAGGAACCGCAGTGGTTCACCCTCGCGCCGATCGACGCGATCAAGAACGCACTCGCCAAGGCGAAGCTCTCCGTCGCGGATATCGACCTGTGGGAAATCAACCAGGCGTTTTCCGTCGTTTCGATCGCGACGTTCAGGGAACTCGGCCTCGACGGCGCGAAGGTGGATGTGAACGGCGGCGCGGTCGCCATCGGTCACCCGATCGGCGCTTCGGGCGCGCGAATTCTGAACACGCTGCTTTACGCGATGGAAGACCGGAAGGCGCGGTACGGACTCGCGACGCTGTGCATCGGCGGCGGCGAGGCGTTCGCCATGATTTTCGAAAGAATTTAA
- a CDS encoding enoyl-CoA hydratase/isomerase family protein, protein MAFETILYEVEGAVGIVTINRPEKLNALNSHVLDELGEVFSIIAGDAAVKAVVITGAGEKAFVAGADISEMVDYGPAQAAAFAAKGQAVFSSIETSTKPVVAAVNGFALGGGTELALACDFIYASEKAKFGLPEITLGILPAFGGTQRLSRLCGKAMGKELVLTGDMIDAAEALRIGLANKVFAPDQLLAEAKKTAAKIAGKGAVAVRLAKECIEVGLSVDLATGCVLERQAFAVLAATHDKKEGMSAFLEKRKPAFKDC, encoded by the coding sequence ATGGCGTTCGAGACGATTCTGTATGAGGTGGAGGGAGCGGTCGGGATTGTCACCATCAACCGGCCCGAAAAACTCAACGCGCTGAATTCGCACGTGCTCGATGAGCTCGGCGAAGTCTTCTCGATCATCGCGGGCGACGCGGCGGTGAAGGCCGTCGTCATCACCGGCGCGGGCGAAAAGGCGTTCGTCGCCGGGGCTGACATCTCCGAGATGGTCGATTACGGCCCGGCGCAGGCCGCCGCGTTCGCGGCCAAGGGTCAAGCCGTGTTTTCGTCGATCGAAACGAGCACCAAACCGGTCGTCGCGGCGGTCAACGGCTTCGCCCTGGGCGGTGGCACCGAACTCGCCCTCGCGTGTGATTTCATCTACGCCTCGGAAAAGGCGAAATTCGGGCTGCCGGAAATCACCCTGGGCATCCTGCCGGCTTTCGGCGGGACGCAGCGTCTGTCGCGACTTTGCGGCAAGGCGATGGGCAAGGAACTGGTTCTCACCGGCGACATGATCGATGCGGCCGAGGCCCTGCGCATCGGGCTCGCCAACAAGGTCTTCGCGCCCGACCAGTTGCTGGCCGAGGCGAAAAAGACGGCGGCCAAGATCGCGGGCAAGGGCGCGGTGGCGGTGCGTCTCGCCAAGGAGTGCATCGAGGTGGGCCTTAGCGTGGACCTCGCGACCGGCTGCGTGCTCGAGCGCCAGGCCTTCGCCGTGCTCGCCGCGACGCACGACAAAAAAGAGGGCATGTCGGCGTTTCTCGAAAAACGCAAACCGGCCTTCAAGGACTGCTGA
- a CDS encoding acyl-CoA dehydrogenase: MHFDLTDEQRALRDMVRDFARNELKPIAAEIDEHHKFPTDIVKKMGELGLMGVAFPDEYGGAGMDYVSYSIAIEELSWACASTGVICSAHSSLATDPIYKWGNEEQKKKYIPKMASGEWIGCFALSEPQAGSDASQQATVAVQKGDKWILNGTKNFITNGREAEIAIVFAQTDKEKRHKGITAFIVEKNNFPGISVGKVEDKLGIRGSSTTQLILEDCEIPDANRLGDVGVGFRVAMSTLDGGRIGIASQALGIAARALDESVAYSKERHAFGKPIADLQAIQWKIADMATEIDAARLLTWRAAWMKDGKMNFSRQAAMAKLFASEAAMRATTQGIQIHGGYGYCRDYPMERLFRDAKITEIYEGTSEIQRLVIASSVIRE; this comes from the coding sequence ATGCATTTCGATTTGACCGACGAACAACGGGCGCTGCGCGACATGGTGCGCGATTTCGCGCGCAATGAACTGAAACCCATCGCCGCCGAGATCGACGAGCACCACAAGTTCCCCACCGACATCGTGAAGAAGATGGGCGAGCTCGGGTTGATGGGCGTCGCATTCCCCGACGAATACGGCGGCGCGGGCATGGACTACGTCTCGTATTCCATCGCCATCGAGGAGCTGTCGTGGGCGTGCGCCAGCACGGGCGTGATCTGCTCGGCGCACAGCTCGCTCGCCACCGACCCCATCTACAAATGGGGCAACGAAGAGCAAAAGAAAAAATACATTCCCAAGATGGCGAGCGGTGAGTGGATCGGCTGCTTCGCGCTCTCCGAGCCGCAGGCCGGGTCCGACGCGAGCCAGCAGGCGACGGTTGCCGTGCAAAAGGGCGACAAGTGGATTCTGAACGGCACCAAGAACTTCATCACGAACGGCCGCGAGGCCGAGATCGCGATCGTCTTCGCGCAGACCGACAAAGAGAAACGCCACAAGGGCATCACGGCATTCATTGTCGAAAAGAACAACTTCCCCGGCATCAGCGTCGGCAAGGTCGAGGACAAGCTGGGTATTCGCGGCAGCAGCACCACGCAGCTCATTCTCGAGGACTGCGAAATCCCCGACGCGAACCGCCTCGGCGACGTGGGCGTGGGTTTCCGCGTGGCCATGTCGACGCTCGACGGCGGGCGCATCGGCATCGCGTCGCAGGCGCTGGGCATTGCGGCGCGGGCGCTCGACGAGTCGGTCGCGTACTCGAAGGAGCGACACGCCTTCGGCAAGCCCATCGCCGACCTTCAGGCGATCCAGTGGAAAATCGCCGACATGGCGACGGAGATCGACGCGGCGCGGCTGCTCACGTGGCGCGCGGCGTGGATGAAGGACGGCAAGATGAACTTCTCGCGCCAGGCCGCGATGGCGAAACTCTTCGCCTCCGAAGCCGCGATGCGCGCGACGACGCAGGGCATCCAGATTCACGGCGGCTACGGCTACTGCCGCGACTACCCGATGGAGCGCCTGTTCCGCGACGCGAAGATCACGGAGATTTACGAGGGCACGAGCGAGATTCAGCGTCTCGTCATCGCGTCCAGCGTCATCCGGGAGTAG
- a CDS encoding acyl-CoA dehydrogenase family protein: MDLRLSTEQQMIVDAVRDFAQGRLAPRAAEVDATGVFPLDAIRECAALGLCAMNVPEDAGGTGVGPVAAALAIQELARADASISVTQSVTNMVAEAIWRFGNPDQWRRFIPMAAAGDYPIGAFVLTEPGAGSDATAQKTTAVLDGDAYVINGTKNFITSAAYAGVFIVMARAGKQGSKGISAFLVERGAPGMRVGKEEDKMGLRGSNTAELVFENCRVPVENRLGEEGIGFKVAMSALDGGRINVASQALGIARAALRDAVEYAKTREAFGKPIAELQAIQWKIADMATQLDAAEMLILRAAWLKQEKRPYTREASMAKLYSTEAANRAVKEALQVLGGYGYCRDYPLERYFRDCKVTTIYEGTSEIQRLVIARHTLAMIG, from the coding sequence ATGGACCTGCGTCTTTCGACCGAACAGCAGATGATCGTCGACGCGGTGCGCGACTTCGCGCAGGGGCGCCTTGCTCCGCGCGCCGCCGAGGTCGATGCCACGGGCGTGTTTCCGCTCGACGCGATCCGCGAGTGCGCGGCGCTGGGCCTTTGCGCGATGAACGTGCCCGAGGACGCGGGCGGAACCGGCGTGGGTCCGGTCGCCGCCGCGCTGGCAATTCAGGAGCTCGCCCGCGCCGACGCCTCCATCAGCGTCACGCAGTCCGTCACCAACATGGTCGCCGAGGCGATCTGGCGCTTCGGCAACCCCGACCAGTGGCGGCGATTCATCCCCATGGCCGCGGCGGGCGATTACCCCATCGGCGCGTTTGTGCTCACCGAGCCGGGCGCGGGGTCCGACGCGACGGCGCAAAAAACCACCGCAGTTCTCGACGGCGACGCCTACGTCATCAACGGGACGAAAAACTTCATCACGTCCGCCGCGTACGCGGGCGTCTTCATCGTCATGGCGCGCGCGGGCAAACAGGGTTCCAAAGGGATTTCCGCATTTCTGGTGGAGCGCGGCGCGCCGGGCATGCGCGTGGGCAAGGAAGAAGACAAGATGGGCCTGCGCGGCTCGAACACCGCGGAACTCGTCTTCGAAAACTGTCGCGTGCCGGTGGAGAATCGCCTCGGCGAAGAGGGCATCGGATTCAAGGTGGCGATGTCCGCGCTCGACGGCGGGCGCATCAACGTGGCGAGTCAGGCGCTGGGCATCGCGCGCGCGGCGCTGCGTGACGCGGTGGAATACGCGAAGACGCGCGAAGCATTCGGCAAGCCCATCGCCGAATTGCAGGCGATCCAGTGGAAGATCGCCGACATGGCGACGCAGCTCGACGCGGCGGAGATGCTCATCCTGCGCGCCGCGTGGCTCAAGCAGGAGAAGCGGCCGTACACGCGCGAGGCGTCGATGGCAAAGCTCTACTCGACCGAAGCCGCGAACCGCGCCGTGAAAGAGGCGCTGCAGGTCCTCGGCGGCTACGGCTACTGCCGCGACTATCCGCTCGAGCGCTACTTCCGCGACTGTAAGGTGACGACGATCTACGAGGGCACCAGCGAGATCCAGCGCCTCGTCATCGCGCGGCACACCCTGGCGATGATCGGGTAG
- a CDS encoding GMC family oxidoreductase — MNTNIPASFDAIVVGTGPGGATVARELTKRGRRVLILERGSAAPIRGNLWQYVTELLWPGRGLLVTPQLVGMVRGITLGGSSLFYYGTAFTPPIDMLRRYGVDIEDDVAEARRELPIGPLREDMMTPMATRIMDAARGLGFAWNPLDKLMHQDRWRPEFPFGYYGDPHGVKWSARMFVDEAVAGGATLVDRAYVRRVVVENRRTATGVEYARDGLKRTAYAPLVIVAAGGIGTPLILRESGLHGAGYDFFFDPLITVCGTLGDVHIQPNEIPMSAGLLMENEGYMMTDMPVERATHVFMTAQAFRFGQMFARRRTASIMIKIKDDLAGRLTDCGGVRKRLTSADRDKFEHGFANAKRILEAAGARDIYRTRVLAAHPGGTAKIGEIVDANLKTRVDGLYVCDCSVIPEAWGLPPVLTLIGLGKYLARLL; from the coding sequence ATGAACACGAACATTCCAGCTTCCTTCGATGCGATCGTGGTGGGGACCGGTCCCGGCGGGGCGACCGTCGCGCGCGAATTGACGAAGCGAGGACGCAGGGTCCTGATTTTGGAGCGCGGGTCCGCCGCGCCGATTCGCGGCAATCTATGGCAGTACGTCACCGAGCTGCTGTGGCCGGGGCGCGGGCTGCTCGTCACGCCGCAGCTCGTCGGCATGGTCCGGGGGATCACCCTCGGCGGCAGTTCGCTTTTCTATTACGGCACCGCGTTCACTCCCCCGATCGACATGCTGCGTCGATACGGCGTGGACATCGAGGACGACGTGGCCGAGGCACGGCGCGAACTGCCGATCGGACCGCTGCGCGAAGACATGATGACGCCGATGGCGACGCGCATCATGGACGCCGCGCGGGGACTCGGCTTCGCGTGGAACCCCCTCGACAAGCTCATGCACCAGGATCGTTGGCGGCCGGAATTTCCCTTCGGCTACTATGGCGATCCGCACGGCGTGAAGTGGAGCGCGCGGATGTTCGTGGACGAGGCCGTCGCCGGCGGCGCGACGCTGGTCGATCGCGCGTACGTGCGGCGCGTGGTGGTCGAAAACCGCCGCACCGCGACCGGCGTGGAGTACGCCCGCGACGGTCTGAAACGCACCGCGTACGCGCCGCTCGTGATCGTCGCGGCGGGCGGCATCGGCACGCCGCTCATCCTACGTGAAAGTGGACTCCACGGCGCGGGCTACGACTTCTTTTTCGATCCGCTCATCACGGTGTGCGGCACGCTCGGCGACGTGCACATTCAGCCGAACGAGATCCCCATGTCGGCGGGGCTCCTGATGGAAAACGAAGGCTACATGATGACCGACATGCCGGTCGAACGCGCGACGCACGTTTTCATGACCGCGCAGGCGTTTCGCTTCGGCCAGATGTTCGCGCGGCGGCGCACGGCGTCGATCATGATCAAGATCAAGGACGATCTCGCGGGGCGGCTGACGGATTGCGGCGGCGTGCGCAAGCGCCTGACGTCGGCGGATCGCGACAAGTTCGAGCACGGATTCGCGAACGCGAAACGGATTTTGGAAGCCGCGGGCGCGCGCGACATCTACCGCACGCGCGTGTTGGCCGCGCACCCCGGCGGCACGGCGAAGATCGGCGAGATCGTGGATGCGAATCTGAAAACGCGCGTGGACGGACTCTACGTGTGCGACTGCTCGGTGATCCCCGAGGCGTGGGGGCTGCCGCCGGTGCTCACGCTCATCGGACTCGGGAAGTATTTGGCGCGGCTATTGTGA
- a CDS encoding DUF1624 domain-containing protein, protein MGEAEKTKKPPRRRELDLLRGAALVVMIVGHPIRADIHRPGMDLFRQFMNYYGELFSAFFMFMSAINVTNFIAGAKRDARLDPTKFYLRSSIALFAMGTSYNLCVGTLPVIDIIQAVALGTLFVYLLLAWRVPTWGFGLVTAAFWGFGLYAISPGPVTDETLASLAPFGYLFKLFGPIPWFGFFTYGIFVDRIPRGRWELASLPVFLAIFIAGHFLPMQSGTMPAVALLKANLRYFFLTAGLFPLLHLATRRWYRGGDEVRDLLARLSIGGEALRERATRFVARLGTMFEFWGVESLIFLIFHWAIIDLLKPWMIAWTAAGHETFGVWSVGLATLVIMARLVGPIAAKRDAWLRDPGFPRRAWRVFIASAALWVVVSMMLLGVAARAKGLAVGFDASKGLAGVDPALMRQGAAAVVLLIVRKVCSYGMGFTFCFLYPHVRTKIRDRCRRPAEAAA, encoded by the coding sequence GTGGGCGAAGCCGAAAAAACGAAGAAACCGCCGCGTCGGCGCGAACTCGATCTGCTGCGCGGGGCGGCGCTGGTTGTCATGATCGTCGGCCACCCGATCCGCGCCGACATCCACCGCCCCGGCATGGATCTGTTCCGGCAGTTCATGAACTACTACGGCGAGCTGTTCTCCGCGTTTTTCATGTTCATGTCGGCCATCAACGTGACGAACTTCATCGCAGGGGCGAAGCGCGACGCGCGACTCGATCCCACAAAATTTTATCTGCGCAGTTCGATTGCGCTGTTCGCGATGGGCACGTCGTACAACCTGTGCGTCGGCACGCTTCCCGTCATCGACATCATCCAGGCGGTCGCGCTGGGCACGCTCTTCGTCTATTTGCTGCTCGCGTGGCGCGTGCCCACGTGGGGATTCGGGCTCGTCACGGCGGCGTTCTGGGGCTTCGGGCTCTATGCGATCAGTCCCGGACCAGTCACCGACGAGACCCTCGCCAGCCTCGCGCCCTTCGGATACCTCTTCAAGCTCTTCGGACCGATCCCGTGGTTCGGGTTTTTCACTTACGGCATCTTCGTCGATCGCATCCCGCGCGGGCGCTGGGAACTCGCCTCGCTGCCCGTGTTCCTCGCCATCTTCATCGCGGGCCATTTTCTGCCGATGCAGTCGGGCACCATGCCCGCCGTCGCCCTGCTCAAAGCCAACCTGCGCTATTTCTTCCTGACGGCGGGGCTCTTCCCGCTGCTGCACCTCGCCACGCGGCGCTGGTATCGCGGCGGCGATGAGGTCCGCGACCTGCTGGCCCGATTGAGCATCGGCGGTGAGGCGCTGCGTGAACGCGCCACGCGATTCGTCGCGCGCCTCGGTACCATGTTCGAGTTCTGGGGCGTCGAGAGCCTGATTTTCCTGATCTTCCACTGGGCGATCATCGACCTGCTCAAGCCGTGGATGATCGCGTGGACGGCGGCGGGGCACGAGACATTCGGCGTGTGGAGCGTCGGGCTCGCCACGCTCGTCATCATGGCGCGGCTCGTGGGCCCCATCGCGGCCAAACGCGACGCATGGCTGCGCGATCCCGGCTTCCCGCGCCGCGCGTGGCGCGTGTTCATCGCGTCGGCGGCGCTGTGGGTCGTCGTCTCGATGATGCTGCTGGGAGTAGCCGCCCGCGCGAAGGGCCTCGCGGTCGGCTTCGACGCGAGCAAGGGCCTTGCGGGCGTCGATCCGGCGCTCATGCGTCAGGGCGCGGCGGCGGTGGTGCTGCTCATCGTGCGCAAGGTGTGTTCGTACGGCATGGGCTTCACGTTCTGTTTCCTGTATCCGCACGTGCGCACGAAGATCCGCGACCGCTGTCGTCGCCCGGCCGAAGCCGCGGCATGA
- a CDS encoding DUF1624 domain-containing protein, translated as MSDAKPARRVELDFLRGLALIVMAVGHPIRANIFEGPIDIDLVRLIMNRYGELFSGLFMFISGINVKNFLSSAAKNPDFEATGFYVKSAVALFVLGWTYNLQVQTAMFMDIIQCMALGTLVAYLMLRFRVPTWAMILFVAALLVAALVIVGPGPVTHQTMQRVRPYRYWIAMFGPIPWLAYYVYGLVIDRVTSERGKDVLLYGGIAVFALGHALPELRGTEPAVHLLKVNARFVVMSIGLLPAALIACERWYRGRSKIGKAIEYWGVESLVFLVFHWIWIFYLFYPQLRVQKIAGEGAAVWFTGLLTLAIMATTVRPIAALRDRWLRSPNFGRRAWAVLVVAMLGWAFATARVAGLAAKRHLGMADLALTSPSLDPIYVAYVFRQNFAFLAAAAFCFLYPWLRARFRTSSMRTVARA; from the coding sequence ATGAGCGACGCGAAGCCCGCCCGCCGCGTCGAGCTCGATTTTCTGCGCGGGCTCGCGCTCATCGTCATGGCGGTCGGCCACCCAATTCGCGCGAACATCTTCGAGGGACCGATCGACATCGACCTCGTGCGACTCATCATGAACCGCTACGGGGAACTCTTCTCGGGCCTCTTCATGTTCATTAGCGGCATCAACGTCAAAAACTTTCTCTCGAGCGCCGCGAAAAACCCTGACTTCGAAGCCACGGGTTTCTACGTCAAGAGCGCCGTCGCGCTCTTCGTGCTCGGCTGGACTTACAACCTGCAAGTGCAGACGGCCATGTTCATGGACATCATCCAGTGCATGGCGCTCGGCACGCTCGTCGCGTATCTGATGCTGCGTTTTCGCGTGCCGACCTGGGCGATGATCCTTTTCGTCGCCGCGCTGCTGGTCGCGGCGCTCGTCATCGTGGGGCCGGGGCCGGTCACGCACCAGACCATGCAGCGGGTGCGCCCGTACCGCTACTGGATCGCCATGTTCGGCCCGATTCCGTGGCTCGCGTACTACGTTTACGGCCTCGTCATCGACCGCGTGACGAGCGAGCGCGGCAAGGATGTGCTGCTGTACGGCGGCATCGCCGTCTTCGCGCTCGGCCATGCGCTTCCCGAGCTTCGCGGCACCGAGCCCGCCGTACACCTGCTCAAGGTCAATGCGCGGTTTGTCGTGATGTCGATCGGGCTCCTCCCCGCGGCACTCATCGCATGTGAGCGGTGGTATCGCGGGCGGTCGAAGATCGGAAAGGCGATCGAATATTGGGGCGTCGAGAGCCTGGTGTTTCTCGTATTTCACTGGATCTGGATCTTTTACCTGTTCTACCCGCAGCTTCGCGTCCAGAAAATCGCGGGCGAGGGTGCGGCGGTGTGGTTCACCGGTCTGCTGACGCTCGCGATCATGGCCACGACGGTGCGCCCCATCGCCGCGCTGCGCGATCGGTGGCTGCGTTCGCCGAACTTTGGACGCCGCGCGTGGGCCGTGCTTGTCGTCGCGATGCTCGGATGGGCGTTCGCCACCGCGCGCGTCGCGGGTTTGGCGGCAAAGCGTCACCTCGGGATGGCCGACCTCGCGCTGACCTCGCCGTCGCTCGATCCCATCTACGTCGCCTATGTCTTCCGCCAAAACTTCGCCTTTCTCGCCGCGGCCGCGTTCTGCTTCCTGTATCCGTGGTTGCGCGCTCGATTCCGCACTTCGTCGATGCGGACCGTCGCCCGAGCTTGA
- a CDS encoding DUF2029 domain-containing protein, which translates to MAFAIAFLQAFFAYFLRLVIYDDAYITYRYARNWADGLGPVFNAGDRVEGCTTFLQMAVLVPFEWLNVDPRFASLVISIAALALVSTWSAVWIARRTPEADAAGVWPRFAFWLTLTNPALMYWTISGMETMWFVAAIFAATMTAAWEMEGDRVPWRSGLLAAIAALIRPDGAVVVVALAVAWSWLVPNRRPRAFVIAALGVAAIGALTAWRLSYYGDPVPNTFYAKVGASNFHHWLRGLWYVVRAVFSAVIPVPLIWLAWRRSKVGARWSRFEKLLLVVIVGQVAQTIWTGGDYMGFYRFLAPVWPLALMLLWSLATTPHAQGVRTPSSYWRLQVPARKWVVLVAGLQILNIFIDMNGLKVMIGQGLTRQWEAQARVMRRIIPTGTLVADTAIGASGYLTNLPMIDMMGLTDRTIARTKMPMGRRYPGHEKFNSTYVLSRKPAFILICTKLSPAPMPKCPYDEDGFASMPARTDMMKTSDFQRDYVYANYAARDTYIGIYMRRELLGTSGFENWFVADPHDPAGSPPPSQPVAK; encoded by the coding sequence ATGGCATTCGCGATCGCGTTTCTTCAGGCGTTCTTTGCCTATTTTCTTCGGCTCGTCATCTATGACGACGCGTACATCACGTATCGATACGCGCGAAACTGGGCCGATGGGCTCGGCCCGGTCTTCAACGCCGGCGATCGCGTCGAAGGGTGCACGACCTTTCTGCAGATGGCCGTGCTCGTGCCGTTCGAATGGCTGAACGTCGATCCGCGTTTCGCCTCTCTCGTAATCTCGATCGCGGCCCTGGCTCTCGTTTCGACGTGGTCCGCGGTCTGGATCGCGCGACGAACACCGGAGGCCGATGCAGCCGGCGTTTGGCCTCGTTTCGCTTTCTGGCTGACGCTCACGAATCCCGCGCTGATGTACTGGACGATCTCGGGCATGGAGACGATGTGGTTTGTCGCCGCGATCTTCGCCGCGACAATGACGGCCGCATGGGAGATGGAGGGCGATCGGGTTCCGTGGCGATCCGGATTGCTTGCCGCCATCGCGGCGCTGATCCGGCCCGACGGCGCGGTGGTCGTCGTCGCGCTGGCCGTCGCGTGGTCGTGGCTCGTTCCGAATCGGCGCCCTCGCGCATTCGTCATCGCGGCGCTCGGCGTCGCGGCCATCGGCGCGCTGACCGCATGGCGACTCTCCTATTACGGCGACCCCGTCCCCAATACGTTCTACGCCAAAGTCGGCGCATCCAATTTTCACCATTGGCTGCGCGGGTTGTGGTACGTCGTGCGCGCCGTCTTCTCGGCCGTCATCCCCGTGCCGCTCATCTGGCTCGCATGGCGGCGGAGCAAGGTCGGCGCGCGGTGGTCAAGATTCGAAAAACTGCTGCTCGTCGTCATCGTGGGACAGGTCGCGCAGACCATCTGGACCGGCGGCGACTACATGGGCTTCTACCGTTTTCTCGCACCGGTGTGGCCGCTCGCGCTCATGCTTCTGTGGAGCCTCGCGACGACGCCGCACGCGCAGGGCGTCCGCACGCCGTCGTCGTATTGGCGGCTTCAGGTCCCCGCGCGCAAATGGGTGGTGCTCGTGGCCGGGTTGCAGATTCTCAACATCTTCATCGACATGAACGGCCTGAAAGTGATGATCGGCCAGGGACTGACGCGTCAGTGGGAAGCGCAGGCGCGCGTGATGCGCCGGATCATTCCGACCGGAACCCTGGTGGCCGACACGGCGATCGGCGCGAGCGGCTACCTGACCAATCTGCCGATGATCGACATGATGGGTTTGACCGACCGGACGATCGCGCGCACGAAAATGCCCATGGGCCGCCGCTACCCCGGCCACGAGAAATTCAACTCGACGTACGTCCTGTCGCGAAAGCCCGCGTTCATTCTGATCTGCACGAAACTGAGTCCGGCTCCGATGCCGAAGTGTCCCTACGACGAAGACGGATTCGCCTCGATGCCGGCGCGTACCGACATGATGAAGACGTCGGATTTTCAGCGGGATTACGTTTATGCGAACTACGCCGCCCGGGATACGTACATCGGCATCTACATGCGGCGCGAACTCCTCGGAACGTCGGGATTCGAGAACTGGTTCGTCGCCGATCCCCATGATCCGGCCGGATCGCCGCCGCCATCCCAGCCCGTAGCGAAATGA